Proteins encoded together in one Prionailurus viverrinus isolate Anna chromosome B1, UM_Priviv_1.0, whole genome shotgun sequence window:
- the LOC125163808 gene encoding formin-like protein 20, producing MRQTGWVHVGVGEARVKGVQEGQDGDGDPGTAPTALRALHTLSWEHNKLGSSEDTDQQTVELHGAFPPPPPPPRRRRGQGGSPPPGTGKVVPLHLHARGAVDIDARGPPTRRGALPSAPAAPTTPARGPRGESTLQRNPPHPTASSRAAGLRGRGRRGPTWSAGGSTPRPRRASSVLRPPGPRPSSGSSWALTSG from the coding sequence ATGCGCCAGACGGGCTGGGTGCATGTGGGGGTGGGTGAAGCACGAGTCAAGGGTGTTCAGGAGGGTCAGGACGGTGATGGGGATCCCGGCACAGCACCCACTGCGCTGAGAGCTCTGCACACACTCTCCTGGGAGCACAATAAACTCGGCTCCAGTGAGGACACCGACCAACAGACGGTTGAGTTACACGGCGcgttccctcccccccccccccccccccgccgccggcGGGGCCAGGGCGGCTCCCCGCCACCCGGCACAGGCAAGGTCGTCCCCCTGCACCTGCACGCCCGCGGGGCGGTGGACATTGACGCCCGTGGCCCGCCTACCCGACGCggcgccctgccctctgcccccgcAGCCCCGACGACACCCGCCCGGGGTCCCCGAGGTGAGTCAACCCTGCAAAggaaccccccccaccccaccgcgtCCTCGAGAGCTGCAGGGCTGCGGGGGCGCGGGCGGCGAGGGCCTACCTGGAGTGCTGGCGGCTCCACGCCACGTCCCCGCCGCGCGTCCTCCGTCCTGCGTCCTCCCGGGCCTCGCCCCTCGTCGGGGAGCAGCTGGGCGCTGACCTCGGGCTGA